From the genome of Streptomyces sp. NBC_01260, one region includes:
- a CDS encoding GNAT family N-acetyltransferase, which translates to MGMSVIISAADTQDAEQILKLQYLCFQSEAELYGNYRIDPLVETLDSLRAEIATALVFVARLGEEVVGSVRGSADQDGIGQIGRLCVHPRLQGHGLGARLLRAAESGLAGQRSATRFRLHTGHLSESNLRLYRRAGYAPVGNATGQDGVRMILLEKEASAAEYVTSA; encoded by the coding sequence ATGGGCATGAGCGTGATCATCTCGGCGGCAGACACACAGGACGCCGAGCAGATCTTGAAACTCCAGTACCTCTGTTTTCAGAGTGAGGCGGAGCTGTACGGGAACTACCGGATCGACCCGCTCGTCGAGACCCTCGACTCGCTGCGCGCCGAAATCGCCACGGCCCTGGTGTTCGTGGCCCGGCTCGGTGAGGAAGTCGTCGGTTCGGTACGGGGATCAGCGGATCAGGACGGCATCGGGCAGATCGGGCGGCTCTGCGTCCACCCCAGGCTCCAGGGGCACGGTCTGGGCGCCCGGCTGCTGCGGGCGGCGGAGTCCGGCCTCGCCGGCCAGCGGTCGGCCACCCGCTTCCGGCTGCACACCGGACACCTCAGCGAGAGCAATCTGCGGCTCTACCGCCGGGCCGGCTACGCCCCCGTGGGCAACGCCACCGGCCAGGACGGTGTGCGGATGATCCTGCTGGAGAAGGAGGCCTCGGCCGCCGAGTACGTGACCAGCGCCTGA